The genomic window CAAAACTTACCGAAAGCTGCTGCATTATCACCAGCATTGTATTTCCTCCGCTCGCGGTGTCTTGATCCAAATCTGAAAGTGTAATGGTATTCATTGCCGACATTTGTACAGAAGTAAAAACTCCATAAAATATCATCAGCAAGATATAGTAACCAAGCGGCGTTTCTTTTGTTACAAAACCAAGAATAATCAATATAATTCCCAATAAAATAGTGTTGCTTATTAGTACTGTTCTGTAACCGAAAAATTTTATAATGCTTACCATAAATGGTTTCACAGCTACATTTGACAAAGCAGAAGGCAGCAATAATAATCCTGATACAGAAGCCGAATAGCCAAAACTGGTTTGTAGCATAAGTGGTAATAATAAAGGTAATCCGCCTATTCCTAATCTGGTGATCAAACTGCCAATTAACCCAATTTTTAAGGTTCTGATATTTAGAAGATGTAAATCAATTATAGGTTTTTCAGTTCTTTTATAATGGACATAATAAAAAAGAGAAAGAAGTCCAGATAGAAATAACAAACTTAAAATCACAATCATATGAGTTCTTTCGTCTCCTATAAGTTCCAAAACCAAAGTGATGGAGATCAGCGCTAAGCTAAAATACATCAAACCTCTAAAATCGAACCTTCCGACAGCATGTTTAAAATTAGGCATTATTCGGTATGCCATCGAAATTCCGATAAGACCAATAGGAATATTCACCAAAAATATCCAATGCCAGCTTAAATTATCCGAAAGAAAACCTCCTAAACTTGGACCAGCAACCATTCCTAGCAATCCAAATACGGTTATAAAATTCATAGTTTTGAGCAGTTCGCTTTTTGGATATTGATATAAAATAGCCAATCGTGCAACTGGAACCATCATTGAAGCCCCAACTGCTTGCAGAACGCGAGCCAAGTTAAAGGATTTTAAATCGGTAGAAAGTGCACAAAATAAAGACCCCATAATGAACAAGAATACAGCAATCATAAACATAGTCCTAGTGCCAAATTTATCTGCCAGCCATCCAGAAAGCGGAATAAACATAGCTAATGTTAAGGTATAGGTCACAATGACAGAATGCATCTCGGTTGGTGAATATCCCATATCTCCAGCTATTGAAGGCAGTGAAGTATTAAGAATAGTACCATCTAAAGATTGTATAAACATAGCAATTGCTGTTACCCAAGGAAGCAGATGAACTGCATTTTGCTCTTTTTTTTCTTCTTTATTATCTAGCATCCTATAGTTTTAGATAGAAACTCCATTTATAGCTTATGAAAATTAATAAAAAAAAGCTTAATTAT from Flavobacterium sp. KACC 22763 includes these protein-coding regions:
- a CDS encoding DHA2 family efflux MFS transporter permease subunit, yielding MLDNKEEKKEQNAVHLLPWVTAIAMFIQSLDGTILNTSLPSIAGDMGYSPTEMHSVIVTYTLTLAMFIPLSGWLADKFGTRTMFMIAVFLFIMGSLFCALSTDLKSFNLARVLQAVGASMMVPVARLAILYQYPKSELLKTMNFITVFGLLGMVAGPSLGGFLSDNLSWHWIFLVNIPIGLIGISMAYRIMPNFKHAVGRFDFRGLMYFSLALISITLVLELIGDERTHMIVILSLLFLSGLLSLFYYVHYKRTEKPIIDLHLLNIRTLKIGLIGSLITRLGIGGLPLLLPLMLQTSFGYSASVSGLLLLPSALSNVAVKPFMVSIIKFFGYRTVLISNTILLGIILIILGFVTKETPLGYYILLMIFYGVFTSVQMSAMNTITLSDLDQDTASGGNTMLVIMQQLSVSFGVSVSSLALSLFQTGIFDLNTDKAFKYTFITLAVFTILSSYTFSKLSKTDGEGYM